One region of Natronorubrum aibiense genomic DNA includes:
- a CDS encoding CBS domain-containing protein — MAVIDIARETVVTVEPDATLSDVVQTMQTQRVGSVLVASADDPLGLVSDRDLAFEVLDEGGATGETPVGDIIDDDLVTVPADAGVYDLVDLMSTKGVRRLPVVDDGDLVGIVSLSDVVVLLGMELQHVANTIRAVSPAYEQRLSRQ, encoded by the coding sequence ATGGCAGTTATCGACATCGCTCGCGAAACGGTGGTCACCGTCGAGCCGGACGCGACGCTCTCGGACGTGGTGCAGACGATGCAAACGCAACGGGTCGGCAGCGTGCTCGTCGCGTCGGCGGACGACCCGCTCGGCCTCGTCTCCGATCGCGACCTCGCGTTCGAAGTGCTCGACGAGGGCGGAGCGACGGGTGAGACGCCGGTCGGCGACATCATCGATGACGACCTCGTAACGGTGCCCGCGGACGCGGGCGTCTACGACCTCGTCGATCTCATGTCCACCAAAGGCGTCCGTCGACTCCCCGTCGTCGACGACGGCGACCTCGTCGGCATCGTCTCGCTGTCCGACGTCGTCGTCCTGCTGGGCATGGAACTACAACACGTCGCGAACACGATTCGAGCGGTTTCGCCGGCGTACGAACAGCGTCTCTCGAGGCAGTGA
- a CDS encoding NAD(+)/NADH kinase translates to MQGRRLATTDELIAIVSPDSEGPLETLADWADERDLGLSTVDVGDDIGGVYDENRATLGITLGGDGTFLEGVKTFAPRDIPQLGVNTGTLAFLARVEPEDLEVALDEVLRGRAAVDSRQQVHVAAPGVDATGINDVMVQQVPPENPIDRKVTRLDVYADNEYIGEFEGTGLAVSTPTGSTGISLSANGPVHYPVNNHTLQIVPLHTHTLGVRPIVVSPETELRIVTQGQASLLVDGGRAHTIVSEGDEITITGADKRAHVVRTSYDDHFFTAITKKLGWTIRDATVPSEKRLESTARPGASPADNGQDIVERALTVATEAARAAGEPLRELHGQVESIAVKSDKSDIVTEADHQADRIITTAIGNEFPDHAIFSEESIRQTGENAAYLWVIDPLDGTGNFAHGNPNYSISVALVEDDEPVMGVVYVPETDELFTAIAGKGAWRDGDRIQTTDRDRLDESMLISGYDPDGLFLSHFYQESRGVRRLGSAALNLCYLASGSADATWEHDTHPWDIAAGLVIARAAGATITDESGAPFEFELETDERRALLGSNGSLHPALLEHLEDGLTTPVE, encoded by the coding sequence ATGCAAGGGCGCAGGCTGGCAACGACGGACGAACTCATCGCGATCGTCAGCCCCGACAGCGAGGGTCCCCTCGAGACGCTTGCCGACTGGGCTGACGAGCGCGACCTCGGACTGTCGACCGTCGACGTCGGCGACGATATCGGGGGCGTCTACGACGAGAACCGGGCGACGCTCGGGATCACCCTCGGCGGCGACGGCACCTTCCTCGAGGGGGTCAAGACGTTCGCTCCGCGAGACATTCCCCAGTTGGGCGTCAACACGGGCACACTTGCCTTTCTCGCCCGCGTCGAGCCCGAAGACCTCGAGGTGGCTCTCGACGAGGTACTTCGCGGGCGGGCCGCCGTCGACAGCCGCCAGCAAGTCCACGTCGCTGCGCCCGGCGTGGACGCGACCGGGATCAACGACGTCATGGTCCAGCAGGTGCCCCCGGAGAACCCGATCGACCGGAAGGTGACGCGACTCGACGTCTACGCGGACAACGAGTACATCGGCGAGTTCGAGGGCACGGGACTCGCGGTGTCGACGCCGACCGGTTCGACGGGCATCTCGCTGTCGGCCAACGGCCCGGTACACTACCCAGTGAACAACCACACCCTCCAGATCGTCCCGCTGCACACGCACACCTTGGGTGTCAGACCGATCGTCGTCTCCCCCGAGACGGAACTCCGAATCGTCACGCAGGGACAAGCGAGCCTGCTGGTCGACGGTGGGCGCGCCCACACGATCGTCAGCGAGGGCGACGAGATCACGATCACGGGGGCCGACAAGCGCGCTCACGTCGTCCGAACCAGCTACGACGACCACTTCTTCACCGCGATCACGAAAAAACTCGGCTGGACGATCCGGGACGCGACGGTGCCGTCCGAAAAACGCCTCGAGTCGACCGCACGTCCGGGTGCGTCACCGGCCGACAACGGGCAGGATATCGTCGAGCGTGCGCTGACGGTCGCCACGGAGGCCGCCAGAGCCGCCGGCGAGCCGCTACGAGAGCTCCACGGACAGGTCGAGTCGATCGCTGTCAAAAGCGACAAATCCGACATCGTCACCGAGGCCGACCATCAGGCCGACCGGATCATCACGACCGCCATCGGCAACGAGTTTCCCGACCACGCGATCTTCTCGGAGGAGAGTATCCGTCAGACCGGCGAGAACGCGGCGTACCTCTGGGTGATCGACCCGCTCGACGGCACCGGCAACTTCGCTCACGGCAATCCCAACTACTCGATCTCCGTCGCGCTGGTCGAAGACGACGAGCCGGTGATGGGCGTCGTCTACGTCCCCGAGACCGACGAACTGTTCACCGCGATCGCGGGCAAGGGTGCCTGGCGTGACGGTGACCGAATCCAGACGACCGACCGCGACCGACTCGACGAGAGCATGCTCATCTCCGGCTACGACCCCGACGGACTGTTCCTCTCGCATTTCTACCAGGAGTCGAGAGGCGTCCGACGGCTCGGCTCGGCCGCGCTCAACCTCTGTTATCTCGCCAGCGGCAGCGCCGACGCCACCTGGGAACACGACACCCATCCGTGGGACATTGCCGCCGGCCTCGTGATCGCCCGCGCCGCCGGCGCGACGATCACCGACGAGTCGGGCGCGCCGTTCGAGTTCGAACTCGAGACGGACGAGCGACGGGCGCTGCTCGGCTCGAACGGGTCGCTCCACCCTGCGTTGCTCGAGCACTTAGAAGACGGGCTCACGACGCCGGTAGAGTGA
- a CDS encoding TMEM165/GDT1 family protein, protein MTGWLEILIVSFVLQLSVLPGEKVQFIIAGLATRYNPWIVVAAAGSAFAGWTALEILFGAALRSVLDPVSLNVITAALFLLFAVVLLRSAPEADESATTTDGGVAAPGTFDLSLFGYEIPPYLRGFVPIFVLMAVGEFGDKTQLVTIGLAAQYGAHPAIWAGEMLAIIPVSAANALFFHRFSHRFDARTAHFAGAALFLFFGLDTVLQIGTGISLWDTVVETITSTILALL, encoded by the coding sequence ATGACCGGCTGGCTCGAGATCCTGATCGTTTCGTTTGTCCTCCAGCTGTCGGTGTTGCCCGGCGAGAAGGTTCAGTTCATTATCGCGGGGCTTGCGACCCGGTACAATCCGTGGATCGTGGTCGCCGCCGCCGGGAGCGCCTTCGCCGGATGGACGGCACTCGAGATCCTCTTCGGTGCGGCGCTCAGGAGTGTCCTCGATCCCGTCTCCCTCAACGTGATCACTGCCGCGTTGTTCTTGCTCTTTGCCGTGGTCCTGCTTCGGTCGGCACCCGAGGCGGACGAGTCGGCTACCACGACCGACGGTGGCGTCGCAGCACCCGGTACGTTCGACCTCTCGCTTTTCGGATACGAGATCCCGCCGTATCTGCGCGGCTTCGTTCCGATCTTCGTTCTCATGGCCGTCGGCGAGTTCGGCGATAAGACCCAACTCGTCACCATCGGCCTCGCAGCCCAGTACGGCGCTCACCCCGCCATCTGGGCGGGCGAGATGCTCGCGATCATCCCCGTCAGTGCTGCGAACGCCCTCTTCTTCCACCGGTTTTCTCACCGGTTCGACGCCAGAACGGCCCACTTCGCAGGCGCAGCGCTCTTTCTCTTTTTCGGTCTCGACACCGTCCTCCAGATCGGTACGGGCATCTCACTCTGGGACACGGTCGTCGAGACCATCACCTCGACGATACTCGCGCTGCTCTAA
- the gcvPA gene encoding aminomethyl-transferring glycine dehydrogenase subunit GcvPA, producing MHGSDAIGSPYAPHTDEERSKMLEAVGAETTEDLFDIPSAVQFDGEFGIDARSERETRRLVRSILGRNDTLTELLGRGHYGYYIPSLVDHLADRSEFLTSYTQYQPEVSQGFLQVLFEYQSLLVELTGLEIANCSMYDAATALGEAATLAERVRGTSGHRVLVPDILLEGRRSTLENYVAGTDLVVEEYPTAAGTVDLDALEETVDDDVVMLYAENPTVRGTIEEGLEAIGDLATAHEALYVLGSDPIALSLLQRPADVGADVVVGDASVLGLPTSYGMGLGLFATREDYLRQVPGRLVGASEDATDRRAYTLTLQTREQHIRRERATSNICTNQAWVALRTAIHAASLGPHGMVNLAKRGVTRAESLAQRLDDLVGVTAPIDDGRHLREFVAHVDQPAAPIASDLEKRGFAVHVVGDHQLQVCVSGVSDAKIDQFVAAFREVAR from the coding sequence ATGCACGGATCAGACGCTATAGGGAGTCCATACGCTCCACACACGGACGAGGAACGTTCGAAAATGCTCGAGGCCGTCGGCGCGGAGACGACCGAGGACCTGTTCGACATCCCGTCGGCGGTCCAGTTCGACGGGGAGTTCGGCATCGACGCCCGATCGGAACGGGAGACGAGACGACTGGTACGCTCGATTCTGGGGCGCAACGACACGTTGACGGAACTGCTGGGTCGTGGCCACTACGGCTACTACATTCCGTCGCTGGTCGACCACCTCGCGGATCGATCGGAGTTTTTGACCTCCTACACGCAGTACCAGCCGGAAGTCTCGCAGGGCTTCCTGCAGGTGCTGTTCGAGTACCAGTCGCTGCTGGTCGAACTGACCGGCCTCGAGATCGCGAACTGCTCGATGTACGACGCGGCGACGGCGCTGGGCGAAGCGGCCACCCTCGCCGAGCGCGTTCGCGGAACGAGCGGCCACCGCGTGCTCGTTCCCGACATCCTGCTCGAGGGGCGGCGCTCGACGCTCGAGAACTACGTTGCTGGCACGGATCTCGTCGTCGAGGAGTACCCCACTGCCGCCGGCACCGTCGACCTCGACGCGCTCGAGGAGACGGTCGATGACGACGTCGTCATGCTCTACGCCGAGAACCCGACGGTTCGCGGGACGATCGAGGAGGGCCTCGAGGCGATCGGTGACCTCGCGACGGCACACGAGGCGCTGTACGTGCTGGGCTCGGATCCGATCGCCCTCTCCTTGCTGCAGCGACCCGCCGATGTCGGTGCCGACGTCGTTGTCGGCGACGCGAGCGTGCTCGGTCTGCCGACCAGCTACGGGATGGGACTCGGCCTGTTCGCGACACGCGAGGACTACCTCCGGCAGGTTCCCGGCCGACTGGTCGGGGCGAGCGAAGACGCGACCGACCGACGGGCGTACACGCTCACGCTCCAGACCCGCGAACAGCACATCCGCCGGGAACGAGCGACGAGTAACATCTGTACGAATCAGGCGTGGGTCGCGCTCCGAACCGCGATTCACGCTGCTTCGCTCGGTCCACACGGCATGGTCAATCTCGCGAAACGCGGCGTCACTCGCGCCGAATCCCTCGCACAGCGACTCGACGACCTCGTCGGCGTCACCGCACCGATCGACGATGGCCGACACCTCCGCGAGTTCGTCGCCCACGTCGACCAGCCCGCAGCCCCGATCGCTTCCGATCTCGAGAAACGCGGGTTCGCGGTTCACGTCGTCGGCGATCACCAGCTACAGGTCTGTGTCTCCGGCGTCTCGGACGCGAAGATCGATCAGTTCGTCGCCGCGTTCAGGGAGGTGGCACGATGA
- the gcvPB gene encoding aminomethyl-transferring glycine dehydrogenase subunit GcvPB — translation MTDDGRDESADAGQVRYDQARYVENGQYEPLLAEKDLTRVEIGDDDDSPLPDDLTRDSLELPELSEPELARHYTRLSQMIYGIDSGPYPLGSCTMKYNPKFTEDVAALPSAAVHPDRSERSTQGTLELMYRLQDYLGRIGGMDAVTLQPPAGAAGEFVGIRVAAAYHEHNGEGHRDEVIIPESAHGTNFATAALGGYDVVSLPSDDEGRVDLEALEAALSENTAALMLTNPNTLGLFERDITEIAEMVHDVGGLLYYDGANLNALLGRARPGDMGFDVMHYNVHKTFATPHGGGGPGAGPVGVVSELAPFLPSPRVRESEGGASEPTYELFDPDHTIGKVHGFQGNWLVLVKTFAYIARLGDAGLADASAKAVLNANYLASQIEYDVPYEPFHHEFVASAGEQDAADVAKRMLDFGVHPPTTKWPEIVPEALMTEPTEVESKATLDRLAAAFNAVADEDDDTLETAPDRTTARRIDQTSAARSPRLSWHALEDE, via the coding sequence ATGACGGACGACGGACGCGACGAATCCGCGGATGCCGGACAGGTTCGATACGATCAGGCCCGCTACGTCGAGAACGGCCAGTACGAGCCGCTGCTCGCCGAGAAGGATCTCACGCGCGTCGAGATCGGCGACGATGACGACTCGCCGCTGCCCGACGACCTCACGCGCGACAGCCTCGAGTTGCCCGAACTCTCCGAACCCGAGCTGGCTCGCCACTACACGCGCCTCTCGCAGATGATCTACGGGATCGACAGCGGCCCCTACCCGCTTGGCTCGTGTACGATGAAGTACAACCCCAAGTTCACCGAGGACGTGGCCGCGCTGCCGAGCGCGGCCGTCCACCCGGATCGCTCGGAACGCTCGACGCAGGGAACCCTCGAGCTCATGTACCGCCTGCAGGACTATCTGGGCCGAATCGGCGGGATGGACGCCGTCACGCTCCAGCCGCCGGCGGGCGCGGCCGGCGAGTTCGTCGGCATCCGCGTCGCCGCGGCCTACCACGAACACAACGGCGAAGGCCACCGCGACGAGGTCATCATCCCCGAGAGCGCCCACGGGACGAACTTCGCGACCGCCGCACTGGGTGGGTACGACGTCGTCTCCCTGCCCAGCGACGACGAGGGACGGGTCGACCTCGAGGCACTCGAGGCCGCTCTCTCCGAGAACACGGCCGCGTTGATGCTGACGAATCCGAACACGCTCGGGTTGTTCGAACGCGACATCACGGAGATCGCCGAGATGGTCCACGACGTCGGCGGCTTGCTCTACTACGACGGGGCGAACCTCAATGCCCTGCTCGGACGCGCCCGACCGGGCGACATGGGCTTCGACGTGATGCACTACAACGTCCACAAGACGTTCGCGACGCCCCACGGCGGCGGCGGCCCCGGTGCCGGGCCGGTCGGCGTCGTCTCCGAACTCGCACCGTTCCTGCCGTCGCCGCGGGTGCGCGAAAGCGAGGGTGGTGCGAGCGAGCCGACCTACGAACTGTTCGACCCCGACCACACCATCGGCAAGGTGCATGGCTTCCAGGGCAACTGGCTCGTCCTCGTCAAAACCTTCGCCTACATCGCACGACTCGGTGACGCGGGACTGGCCGACGCCAGCGCGAAAGCCGTCCTGAACGCGAACTACCTCGCGAGCCAGATCGAGTACGACGTTCCCTACGAGCCGTTCCACCACGAGTTCGTCGCCAGCGCCGGCGAGCAAGACGCCGCGGACGTCGCCAAACGCATGCTCGATTTCGGCGTCCACCCGCCGACGACCAAGTGGCCCGAAATCGTCCCCGAGGCACTGATGACTGAGCCAACGGAAGTCGAAAGCAAGGCCACGCTCGACCGCCTCGCCGCCGCGTTCAACGCCGTCGCCGACGAGGACGACGACACGCTCGAGACGGCCCCCGACCGAACGACGGCCCGCCGGATCGACCAGACCAGCGCCGCCCGCTCCCCGCGGCTGTCCTGGCACGCCCTCGAGGACGAGTAA
- a CDS encoding DUF7838 family putative zinc beta-ribbon protein has product MAMELEHYCPDCDADRTFYRAASTTVHLGEKVKWHCPECDYGFVRISDNGTAVDSSA; this is encoded by the coding sequence ATGGCTATGGAACTCGAGCACTACTGTCCCGACTGCGACGCCGACCGGACGTTCTACCGCGCCGCAAGCACGACGGTGCACCTCGGCGAGAAAGTCAAGTGGCACTGTCCGGAGTGTGACTACGGCTTCGTCCGCATCAGCGACAACGGCACGGCCGTCGACTCGAGCGCGTAA
- a CDS encoding cob(I)yrinic acid a,c-diamide adenosyltransferase: MSIYTGRGDEGKTDLRDMTRVSKSSARIEAYGTVDELNALIGTIRPTDHDDINERLRTIQNQLHVVLADFANPDPDEDDPVVRAEHVETIEDWIDEYDEELEPLTSFILPTGSEHGSKLHHARTVCRRSERRAVALANEEPINEQAVQYLNRLSDGLFTLARVVNKRDGEREEQPQY, translated from the coding sequence ATGTCGATCTACACAGGTCGCGGCGACGAGGGGAAGACCGATCTCCGAGATATGACCCGAGTCTCGAAATCGAGCGCCCGCATCGAAGCCTACGGGACCGTCGACGAACTCAACGCCCTCATCGGCACGATTCGGCCGACCGACCACGACGATATTAACGAGCGACTGCGGACGATCCAGAACCAACTGCACGTCGTGCTGGCGGATTTCGCCAACCCGGACCCCGACGAAGACGATCCCGTCGTCCGCGCCGAGCACGTCGAGACTATCGAGGACTGGATCGACGAGTACGACGAGGAACTCGAGCCGCTGACCTCGTTTATCCTGCCGACCGGCAGCGAACACGGCTCGAAACTCCACCACGCGCGTACGGTCTGTCGACGTTCCGAACGGCGGGCGGTCGCACTCGCCAACGAGGAGCCGATCAACGAACAGGCCGTCCAGTACCTGAACCGCCTCTCCGACGGCCTGTTCACCCTCGCTCGTGTCGTGAACAAACGCGACGGGGAGCGCGAAGAACAGCCGCAGTACTGA
- a CDS encoding AI-2E family transporter has translation MTDRSESSEPSEPSGWFSEGRALTALALVSVALASFIILPYLQYVLLGVVLAYVLTPVQRRLEQVVGSMMAALVLVVVAVLAILLPIAYVLAIALRQALGLVNAVQDGSLDANDVERHLAESGVAVDLGEMYGTYREPIATGLQGLATSGIEFVSGLPGILIGITVTLFVLFALLRDGERLVAWSQTVMPIDDDLQRELRSELDQLMWASVVGNVGVAAIQAVLLGVGLAILGVPAVVLLTVGTFVFTLLPLIGAFGIWVPVVVYLVVVGEFGAAVALVVYGSLISASDTYLRPALIGRTSAFNSAIVVLGIFGGLVVFGAVGLFIGPVVLGGAKVTLDVVARERARSRGAVPDDGDDSADEAVDTDETTGVRNDADAATDDSDEQPDDRAAETDPSSSGDPAETERDRRSPTNAEQATDSDADQPS, from the coding sequence ATGACCGATCGGTCCGAGTCGTCCGAGCCGTCGGAGCCGTCGGGGTGGTTCTCCGAGGGACGGGCGTTGACCGCACTCGCGCTGGTGAGCGTCGCGCTCGCGTCGTTCATTATCCTGCCGTATCTTCAGTACGTGCTGCTCGGCGTCGTGCTCGCGTACGTCCTGACGCCGGTCCAGCGACGCCTCGAGCAGGTCGTCGGCTCGATGATGGCGGCGCTCGTTCTCGTCGTCGTCGCCGTGCTCGCAATTCTCCTCCCGATCGCGTACGTGCTCGCGATCGCACTCAGGCAGGCGCTCGGCCTCGTGAACGCGGTTCAGGACGGCTCGTTGGACGCGAACGACGTCGAGCGCCACCTCGCGGAGTCGGGCGTCGCCGTCGATCTGGGAGAGATGTACGGCACGTATCGGGAGCCGATCGCAACTGGCTTACAGGGGCTCGCGACCAGCGGGATCGAGTTCGTCAGCGGGCTTCCGGGGATTCTTATCGGAATTACGGTGACGCTGTTCGTCCTCTTTGCGCTGTTGCGAGACGGCGAGCGACTCGTCGCGTGGAGTCAGACGGTCATGCCGATCGACGACGACCTCCAGCGGGAGTTGCGGTCAGAACTGGACCAGCTCATGTGGGCCTCTGTGGTCGGAAACGTCGGCGTCGCGGCTATTCAGGCAGTGTTGCTCGGCGTCGGGCTGGCGATCCTCGGCGTCCCGGCCGTCGTCTTGCTTACCGTCGGGACGTTCGTCTTCACCTTGCTCCCGCTGATCGGCGCATTCGGGATTTGGGTGCCGGTCGTGGTCTATTTGGTCGTTGTCGGCGAGTTCGGCGCCGCCGTGGCGCTCGTCGTCTACGGCTCGCTGATAAGCGCCTCGGACACCTACCTGCGGCCCGCGCTCATCGGCCGGACCAGCGCGTTCAACTCCGCCATCGTCGTCCTCGGCATCTTCGGCGGCCTCGTCGTCTTCGGCGCGGTCGGACTGTTCATCGGGCCCGTCGTCCTCGGCGGCGCGAAAGTCACGCTCGACGTGGTCGCTCGAGAACGAGCCCGAAGCCGAGGAGCAGTACCAGACGACGGCGACGACTCGGCCGACGAGGCCGTCGATACCGACGAAACGACTGGCGTTCGAAATGACGCGGACGCGGCGACGGACGACTCGGACGAGCAGCCCGACGATCGAGCAGCGGAGACGGATCCCTCGAGTAGCGGCGATCCGGCGGAGACGGAACGCGATCGACGGTCACCGACGAACGCCGAGCAGGCGACCGATTCCGACGCCGATCAACCGTCGTAA
- a CDS encoding heavy metal translocating P-type ATPase: MTDDQYETGCTLCDLPVEGSGITHDGDAFCCVGCRDVYETLGDLEDLEVDAEAVRRTRAADDTDDTREVPDDHEATFLEVDGMHCATCEAFIESVSCETDGVSNASASYVTDTVRIDHDPETVTQEDLQETISGLGYSAYDREDAFSRRQADNWAMGRVVVGALMGMMVMLQYIVLIYPIYFGGLFYDERTTEFLEATLASELATPFYLVIAALTTIVLAVTGKPILQGAYVSARTRSPNMDLLVAIAAVSAYLYSTLSVIVGGDHIYYDVTVAIIVIVSVGNYYETTIKQQATERLSDLTSIQVDEARRVRDDGGHDDVAVGDLEAGDHVLVRAGERIPVDGDVVDGEAAVDEAVITGESLPVGKTPGDAVVGGSMVADGAVTVRVGDDATSSLDRITELVWDLQSGTHGIQKLADKLATIFVPVVLVLAIVATAVYIALGDGVADALLIGLTVLIVSCPCALGLATPLAVAAGIRDALERSIVVFDDSVFERIRTADTVVFDKTGTLTTGEMAVVEADCDDDLTEQAALLEAQSAHPIGQAIAALRPATDGGSDVLEETADDDSETATDDEKPGAKDAEADSDPMAESDRVTAFETHRTGVSGVVDGEEVVVGHPDLFADRGWTVPEPIAEQIDDGRQTGQVPVAVGRNGRAEGVIVVGDELRDEWDDTLTAIAETDTEIVVLTGDDAKAAGRFREHPAIDQVFAGVPPEGKAETVDRLKERGQTVMIGDGTNDAPALAAADLGIALGGGTAMAADAADVALVDDNLESVETVFDLARATDRRVKGNIGWAFCYNAVAIPLAVTGLLNPLFAALAMGASSLLVVTNSSRPLLEE, encoded by the coding sequence ATGACAGACGATCAGTACGAAACCGGTTGTACGCTCTGTGACCTCCCTGTCGAGGGCAGCGGCATCACCCACGATGGCGACGCCTTCTGCTGTGTCGGCTGTCGAGACGTCTACGAGACGCTCGGCGATCTCGAGGACCTCGAGGTCGACGCCGAAGCCGTCCGTCGCACGCGGGCGGCCGACGACACGGACGACACGCGGGAAGTCCCTGACGATCACGAGGCGACGTTCCTCGAGGTCGACGGGATGCACTGTGCGACCTGCGAAGCGTTCATCGAGTCGGTTTCGTGTGAGACCGACGGCGTCAGCAACGCGAGTGCGAGCTACGTGACCGACACAGTCCGGATCGACCACGATCCGGAGACGGTCACGCAGGAAGACTTACAGGAGACGATCAGCGGCCTCGGCTACAGCGCCTACGACCGCGAGGACGCGTTCAGCCGACGGCAAGCCGACAACTGGGCGATGGGCCGGGTCGTCGTCGGCGCGCTCATGGGCATGATGGTGATGTTGCAGTACATCGTCCTCATCTACCCCATCTACTTCGGCGGACTCTTTTACGACGAGCGAACGACGGAGTTCCTCGAGGCAACCCTCGCGAGCGAGCTCGCGACGCCGTTTTACCTCGTTATCGCCGCGCTCACGACCATCGTGTTGGCCGTGACCGGAAAGCCGATCCTGCAGGGAGCGTACGTCAGCGCGCGGACCAGATCGCCGAACATGGATCTGCTCGTCGCGATCGCGGCCGTCAGTGCGTACCTCTACAGTACGCTGTCGGTCATCGTCGGCGGCGACCACATCTATTACGACGTCACCGTCGCCATCATCGTCATCGTCTCCGTTGGAAACTACTACGAGACGACGATCAAACAGCAGGCGACCGAGCGTCTCTCGGATCTCACCTCGATCCAGGTCGACGAGGCGCGGCGCGTTCGCGACGACGGCGGCCACGACGACGTCGCCGTGGGTGACCTCGAGGCCGGCGACCACGTGCTGGTGCGGGCCGGCGAGCGAATTCCCGTCGACGGCGACGTCGTCGACGGCGAAGCCGCGGTCGACGAGGCGGTCATCACCGGCGAGTCGCTGCCGGTCGGCAAGACTCCCGGTGACGCGGTCGTCGGCGGCTCGATGGTCGCCGACGGGGCGGTCACCGTCCGCGTCGGCGACGACGCGACGAGCAGCCTCGACCGCATCACCGAACTCGTCTGGGACCTCCAGAGTGGCACCCACGGCATCCAGAAACTCGCGGACAAATTGGCGACGATCTTCGTCCCGGTCGTCCTCGTCCTCGCCATCGTCGCGACGGCGGTGTACATCGCCTTGGGCGACGGGGTGGCCGATGCGTTGCTCATCGGCCTGACAGTGTTGATCGTCTCCTGTCCGTGCGCACTCGGGCTGGCGACGCCGCTTGCGGTCGCAGCCGGGATTCGAGATGCCCTAGAGCGATCGATCGTCGTCTTCGACGACAGCGTCTTCGAGCGCATCCGCACCGCGGACACCGTCGTCTTCGACAAGACCGGGACGCTGACGACCGGCGAGATGGCCGTCGTCGAGGCCGATTGCGACGACGACCTCACGGAGCAGGCGGCGCTGCTCGAGGCCCAGTCAGCCCACCCAATCGGGCAGGCAATCGCTGCCTTGCGCCCGGCGACGGACGGTGGCTCGGACGTCCTCGAGGAGACGGCGGACGACGATTCGGAGACAGCGACGGACGACGAGAAGCCGGGTGCGAAAGACGCCGAAGCCGACTCGGATCCGATGGCCGAGAGCGACCGCGTGACGGCGTTCGAGACCCACCGAACCGGTGTCAGCGGTGTCGTCGACGGCGAGGAGGTCGTCGTCGGCCATCCGGATCTCTTCGCCGACCGTGGCTGGACGGTCCCCGAACCGATCGCCGAGCAGATCGACGACGGTCGACAGACGGGGCAGGTCCCGGTCGCTGTCGGCCGTAACGGGCGTGCGGAAGGCGTCATCGTCGTCGGCGACGAACTCCGTGACGAGTGGGACGACACCCTGACGGCGATTGCGGAGACCGACACCGAAATCGTCGTCCTCACGGGTGACGACGCGAAAGCCGCCGGTCGTTTCCGCGAGCATCCGGCGATCGATCAGGTGTTCGCGGGCGTCCCGCCCGAAGGCAAAGCCGAGACCGTCGACCGGCTCAAAGAGCGCGGCCAGACGGTCATGATCGGCGACGGCACCAACGACGCCCCGGCGCTCGCCGCCGCCGATCTCGGGATCGCCCTCGGCGGCGGGACCGCGATGGCCGCCGACGCGGCCGACGTCGCCCTCGTCGACGACAACCTCGAGTCGGTCGAAACCGTCTTCGACCTCGCTCGAGCGACCGACCGTCGGGTCAAAGGCAACATCGGCTGGGCGTTCTGTTACAACGCGGTCGCGATTCCGCTCGCCGTGACGGGACTGCTCAACCCGCTGTTTGCCGCGCTCGCGATGGGCGCGAGCAGCCTGCTGGTCGTCACCAACTCGTCGCGACCGTTGCTCGAGGAGTGA
- a CDS encoding DUF7553 family protein, translating to MNKHFRDSLYYLTRAGEHATLGVRETLEPYLTALRTRLGREPTPEPDRLEGVRTGFGRLEQTAERRVRSVGRALERRVR from the coding sequence ATGAATAAACACTTCCGCGATAGTCTGTACTACCTCACCCGTGCCGGCGAACACGCGACACTCGGCGTCCGCGAAACTCTCGAGCCATACCTGACTGCGCTTCGAACCCGGCTGGGCCGGGAGCCAACCCCCGAACCTGATCGCCTCGAGGGCGTTCGAACGGGATTCGGGCGACTCGAGCAAACCGCCGAACGACGTGTGCGCAGCGTTGGGCGCGCGCTCGAGCGTCGCGTTCGGTGA